A segment of the Prochlorococcus marinus XMU1412 genome:
GAAAAATTAACTTCTTTTTTAAAAAAATAAAGGTTTTAAATATATAAAGTTATGAAAGAAGATTTTACTGATTTTATTGAGGTCTCTGGACTCTTAAATTATGATCCAGATACAATTTCTAAAATATACAAAAAAAATCCTAAAAGACTTTTAAAAAGACTTTGGCAAACACTCCTACCTATTTTTGCTTACATCTTTTCCGTTGGATGGGATAAATTAACTGGAAGACTGAAAAATGAACAGCAAGCAAGATTTAGAGCAAGAGAATTAACAAATTTGTTAGTAGAACTTGGACCTGCATTTGTTAAAGCAGGCCAAGCTTTATCAACAAGACCAGATATAATCCCAAGTATTCTTCTAGAAGAATTATCTGAATTGCAAGACCAGCTCCCTGGTTTTGATGGGGATAAAGCTATGGAATTAATAGAAGAAGATTTAGGAAACAAAATAGATGAGATTTTTTTAGAAATTGATAAAGAGCCAATTTCTGCTGCCTCTTTAGGTCAAGTGCATAAAGCTAAATTAAAAAATGAAGAGATCGTTGCAATAAAAGTACAACGGCCAGGTTTAAGAGAACAAATAACCTTAGACCTTTACATTGTAAGGAATATTGCTTATTGGCTAAAAAACAATATCGGATTAATAAGAAGTGATCTAGTTGCTTTGATTGATGAATTAGGCAAGAGAGTTTTTGAAGAGATGGATTATCTAAACGAAGCTGCAAATGCAGAAAAATTTAGAGATATGCATAAACATAACAAAATGATTGCCGTACCAAAAATTTATAAAGAAATAACTTCAAGAAGAGTATTAGCAATGGAATGGATAGACGGTACAAAATTAACAAATTTAGAGGACGTAAAGAAATTAGGAATTAATCCTGATGACATGATTGATATAGGGGTGCAATGCAGTTTAGAACAACTTTTAGAACATGGTTTTTTTCATGCAGACCCGCATCCAGGTAATTTATTAGCCTTAGAAGATGGAAGATTATGTTATTTAGATTTTGGAATGATGAGCGAGGTTTCCAGAGAATCTAGGTCAGGATTAATTCAAGCAGTAGTGCACTTAGTAAATAAAAACTTCGATAAATTGTCTCAAGATTTCGTAAAATTAGGATTTTTATCAGAGGAAGTTAATCTAGAACCCATTGTTCCAGCATTTCAAGATGTTTTCATTAACGCCGTTGAACAAGGAGTTTCGAAAATGGATTTTAAGAGCGTTACTGACGATATGTCTGGTGTTATGTATAAATTCCCTTTCAGACTACCCCCGTATTATGCTCTTATAATTAGATCATTATTAACATTAGAAGGAATAGCTTTAAGCGTAGATCCAAACTTCAAAATATTAGGGGCAGCTTATCCCTATTTTGCTAGAAGATTAATGGAAGACCCTGATCCACAATTGAGGGAAAGCCTTAAAGAAATGCTTTTTGATAATAAAGAATTTAAATGGGATCGTTTAGAAGATCTTCTTTCTAACGCTGCAAAGCAAACAAACCTCAATTTAGAAAAACTTTTAGACGAAGTTATAAATCTTCTCTTTTCTTCAAATGGGGGATTTCTTAGAAATGAGATAGTTGAAGGTTTAACAAATCAGATAGATTTACTTAGTCTAAAAA
Coding sequences within it:
- a CDS encoding ABC1 kinase family protein, with product MKEDFTDFIEVSGLLNYDPDTISKIYKKNPKRLLKRLWQTLLPIFAYIFSVGWDKLTGRLKNEQQARFRARELTNLLVELGPAFVKAGQALSTRPDIIPSILLEELSELQDQLPGFDGDKAMELIEEDLGNKIDEIFLEIDKEPISAASLGQVHKAKLKNEEIVAIKVQRPGLREQITLDLYIVRNIAYWLKNNIGLIRSDLVALIDELGKRVFEEMDYLNEAANAEKFRDMHKHNKMIAVPKIYKEITSRRVLAMEWIDGTKLTNLEDVKKLGINPDDMIDIGVQCSLEQLLEHGFFHADPHPGNLLALEDGRLCYLDFGMMSEVSRESRSGLIQAVVHLVNKNFDKLSQDFVKLGFLSEEVNLEPIVPAFQDVFINAVEQGVSKMDFKSVTDDMSGVMYKFPFRLPPYYALIIRSLLTLEGIALSVDPNFKILGAAYPYFARRLMEDPDPQLRESLKEMLFDNKEFKWDRLEDLLSNAAKQTNLNLEKLLDEVINLLFSSNGGFLRNEIVEGLTNQIDLLSLKILKNLNNYLPQSIKLNTTNENNNLSDLIMYVEPLRNFLEILQKVPGYSIDIFLKRVPRLINEPYTKEMGIKIAKKVTEKGVVRLVKIAAGANI